In Candidatus Hinthialibacter antarcticus, the DNA window TTGACAGTCTTGAAGCGGGTGAAGTCGGTTATGTGATTGCCGGCGTCAAAGATATTTCCGATATCCATATTGGCGATACGTTTACTCATGCGGAACGACGGGCCGATAATCCGTTTCCCGGGTATCAACCGCCTCAAAGCATGGTGTTTTGCGGGTTGTATCCCGTCAGCCCTGAGCAATATGAAGAACTGCGAAAAAGCCTCGAAAAGCTGCGTTTGAACGACGCTGCGTTCCATTTTGATCCCGAATCATCGGTTGCGCTGGGCTTTGGGTTCCGTTGCGGCTTTTTGGGAATGCTCCACATGGAAGTCAGCCAGGAACGCTTGGAGCGCGAATTTAATCTCTCTCTCATCACGACAGCGCCCAATGTTTCGTATCGAGTTTACACGGTCACCGGTGAAGAGATCATCGTTGAAAACCCGTCCGAACTCCCGTCGCCAAACGAGATTGATAATATTCAAGAGCCGTTCATCAATAGTTCCATCATCACCCACACTGATTATGTCGGCGGCATAATGAAACTGGCGATGGAGCGGCGCGGCATCGATAAGGGCATGGAATATCTCAGCCCCGACCGCGTTATGATGAAGTATGAGTTTCCGCTCTCAGAAGTCATTATGGATTTCTACGATAAATTGAAGTCGATTTCTCGCGGGTACGCATCATTTGATTATGAATTTTTGGAATACCGCACTGGAGAATTAGTTCGTCTCGACATGCTGTTGAACGGCGATCCGGTTGACGCTCTTTCTGTCATTGTCCACAAAGAAAAAGCCTACCAGAAGGGAAAACTTCTGGCGGAAAAATTACGTCAAGTTGTCCCTCGTCAGCAATATGATGTTGCCATCCAAGCCTCTGTTGGATCGCGCATTATTGCCCGAGAGACGGTAAAAGCGCTTCG includes these proteins:
- the lepA gene encoding translation elongation factor 4, whose amino-acid sequence is MKQERIRNFSIIAHIDHGKSTLADRLLEKTHAVSVREMREQYLDSMDLERERGITIKAQTCRVFYTASDGIEYQLNLIDTPGHVDFTYEVSRALAACEGALLIVDAAQGVEAQTVANLYKAIDQNVEIIPIVNKIDLPSADIEGVSGQVHDLIGSKREEIIPCSAKTGQGIEEILEAIVQRIPYPVGKPDAPARALVFDSMFDVYRGAIAYVRMLDGTLNVGDPLYMIGEGDIYEIEELGVFTPKKLKVDSLEAGEVGYVIAGVKDISDIHIGDTFTHAERRADNPFPGYQPPQSMVFCGLYPVSPEQYEELRKSLEKLRLNDAAFHFDPESSVALGFGFRCGFLGMLHMEVSQERLEREFNLSLITTAPNVSYRVYTVTGEEIIVENPSELPSPNEIDNIQEPFINSSIITHTDYVGGIMKLAMERRGIDKGMEYLSPDRVMMKYEFPLSEVIMDFYDKLKSISRGYASFDYEFLEYRTGELVRLDMLLNGDPVDALSVIVHKEKAYQKGKLLAEKLRQVVPRQQYDVAIQASVGSRIIARETVKALRKNVLAKCYGGDISRKRKLLERQREGKRRLKNVGNIEIPQEAFMAILDI